TCTTTAAATTCATTTGATAGTTTATTTAACATATTATATGATCTAACTATTCTAACTCCTTTAATACTTTCAAGTGTTTTATCAGAAATATCATCAAATTTTTTAGTCATTTCAGCATAAAGATTTTCGTATTTTTCTTTTTGTGATATTATTACATATGTTGCAAATAGATATGGAATATTTATTAAAACTACAAATATTAAATCTATTTTAAATAATATAAATATGAAAATTATCAATACCCCTAATACTCCTCTTGTAAAGCAATAAAGTCCCCATGAAAAATATACCGCAATATAGTCTTCAACATCTCCTGTAATTCTACTTAAAATCTCTCCAACACTAATTTTTTTAAATATTTGAGGATTTTGTTTCAATACTTTTTCTAATATGATTTTTTGAATTTCATATAGACTTTCATAATAGTTTCTAAAAACATAGTATTCATAAATACCTTGTATGATGTAATAAGCTATTGCCATTATAAGCATTAATATAACCCTATATTTTATTTCATCTGAACTCATAGTTTTATTATTTACACCATCTACTATCTCCCCTAAATAATCTAAAGGAAGTATTGTAAACAACATTATTATTAAATTTAATATGGCTACAAAAAATAATCGCCATCTTTTTTCCCAAAGTAATTTATTTATCATATTTTATTCCCCCTTTTTAAATTATATCTATATATAAAAATACCTGTTAATGTTATGATTAAATATCCCATAATACTATATTTATCTGGAAATTCTCCTAAAAATATTAGCCCCAAAACAGAAGAAAATATTACCTGTGAATATTCAAAAACTGAAATTTCTTTTGCAGGAGCAAAATTATATGCAAAAGTTATACCATATTGCCCCATAGCTCCAAATACTCCTATTCCAATTAGTAATGTTATAGTTTTTAAGTCTAAAGGAGTTCTATCTATTAACACATATGGTAATAATACAAATGTACTAAATAATGAAAAATAGAATATTATAATAAGAGGTTTAACCTTACCCCTTATAGCTAGTCCTCTAATACAAATATATGCAAATGATGCACAAAAAGCACCAAGTATTGCAAGTATATATCCGTAAGAAAAGCTAGAACTTCCTGGTTTAACTATTAATATTACTCCCAAAAATGACATTATCAATGCAAAAAATTGAACTTTTGTAAATTTTTCATTAAAGAATAAATAGGAAAGTAGTAACACAATGAAAGAAGATAATTTCTGTATAGTAGTTGAATCTGCAAGCAATATATATTTTAGGGTATAAAAATTAATCATTACTCCTAAAATACCAAAAACTGATCTCGCAAACATTAATTTCCATTCACTTTTTTCTAATTTAAAACTTATTCCTTTTACCCTTATAAGTATGAATGTAATAAATATTATTACTATATTTCTATAAAACAATTTACTTGCAACAGAAACATGTGGCAACATTTTCACTATCATCTGTAATGTTGAAAACCCTATTGCTGATAATAATATAAAGAATATTCCTAAATAATATCTTTTTCTATTTTCCATTTTAACTCCTTAAACAAATTCAACAAAAACTTCATTAGATAATAGCACACCTTTGCTAGTAAGTTTTATTCTATCATCAAATCTTTCTATTAAACCTCTTTCTATTAATTTATCTATTTTTTCATTAGGTGTGTATTCTACACCTTTTATTAACATTCTAAGACCTAAAATATATTTTAGGTTTTCAAGTTCTACATCATCTACTATTTCTATAGTTTTTTCTTCTATTGGTATAATATTTTGATCTATTAACCTATAATACCTGGCTAAAGATTTAACCTTTGCAAATCTTTGATTGTTATAAAAACTTGTTGCATTTACCCCAACACCTATATATTCTGTATTATTCCAATATTTAATGTTATGTTTACTCTCTTTTCCATCTTTACAAAATGAAGATATTTCATAATGATTATACCCACTTTTAACAAGTCTTTCTTGTATTTTAAGGAACATATCTGCTTCTAAATCTTCATCTAATGCTTTTAATTCACCTTTTTCAAGTCTTTTTGTGAAGTTAGTTCCTTCCTCCCATATCAATGAATATATAGAAAGATGTTCAGGTGAAAGTTCTAAAAACTTATCTAAATCATTTTCTAACATTTCCATATCTTGATTAGGTACTGAAAATATTAAATCAAGTGATATATTATCAAATCCTGCAATTCTAGCATTTCTATAAGTTTCTATAGCTTTTTTAGAACTATGATCTCTATTCATAAATTTAAGCATATCATCATTAAAACTTTGAAAACCTATACTTAATCTATTTATTCCTGCATTTTTAATATATTTAAGTTTTTCTAAATCCATATCACTAGGATTTAATTCTAAAGTTATTTCAGCATTATCAGTTTTCTTTAAATTATCTAGTATTTTTCTTATTTGCTCTCCATTAAGTAAAGAAGGTGTTCCTCCTCCAAAGTATATAGTATCGTATATATATTCTGGATATAGTTTTATTTCCTTAATAACATATTCTACATATCTTTCTATCTTATCATTCATATTTATGAAGACATGAAAATCACAATAATGACATCTCTTATTACAAAAAGGCACATGTATATATATTCCTGTTATATTTTTCATATTTCTCCAATATATAAAAATATACCATAATTTTCTACAAAAAACATACAAAATCTTATGGTAATTTTTAAATTTTTCTCTATTTTTAATAATTTATTTATATAGTTTTTACTATATTATTATACTCTTTTATCTTTTTTATGTCAAATGTTAGAATGAATTAAAAAAGGCTTTATATCCTAATTTATTAATATTATAATATTTTATAAAATCAGCTATAATTTAAATGTAGTATATATAATTTAATTTTAAATTTAAAGAAAAATAAATATATCTAAATACAAAAAGGGGTATATTTTGCAAAGCACACCTTAATCTCTATACAAGATTTTGTACAATGCACAATATCCCCTTTTTAGGTATATGTTTATATCAAATATTTAATGATAGCAAAACAATTAAATAACATATGAAATATACAATTCACTTTTAAAGAATTTGTCTTATAATAAATTAATGAAATTATTATAGAAATAGGTAAAAATAAAATAAAAATTTCTAAATTAAAATATGAATGAGCAAATGCAAATAAAATTATTGAAACAATCAGAGCTAATTTACGATTTTCTAAATATGTGAAAATAATTTTCCTAAAAAATAATTCTTCTTCTATTGGAGAAAATACTATTATCTGTAATATCAACAGTAATTTATTAACTGATTTATAATAATTCATACGTTTATGAAAAATAATTGTTTGTTCTGTTGAGTCCAAAAAAAGACTTAAACTTACTTCTAAAACCAATGTTATTATTATAACAATAATGATTATCAATATACTTTTTAAATTTAATTTATAATATTCTTTATTATTTTTTGATAAATAACTAAATAAAGTAATTAAAATAGTTGAACCAATTAAATTAATAATAAAAACTAAATCTAATGTTATTAAATCTTTATTCACAAAAAATTCTACTACCTTAAATAAAAATAAATTTAAATAATTTAAAAGAAAAAATAATAATAAAATTTTTAATAAGTTTACAATTATTTTCATTTTATTATTCTGTATAACAAGTTCCATTTAATTCAGGAGGACAAACTTTCTTTTCTTCATGAATTTCTTTTTCAGTTTCTTTTTTTTCAGACTCAGTACCATTGAATCTTTCAGAAATTTCGTTTGAAACTTTATCAACAACAACATCAACAACTTTACTTACAACAACTTCAATAATTTTTTCTTTTAATCCTGTATTTTCAATATCTTTTAGGCTAATTTGATTATCTTCTTTAAATTCAATATTAGTACTTTTTTTAAATTCAATACCATTTGACTCCTCACTAAAATTAATAGTTCCTAAAAATAAAATAGACAAAATAACAAATATTTTTTTCATAAAAAACCTTCTTTCTTTTTTTGAATGTGCCACTCATTCTTCTATATTCATTAGAACATATAAATTTATAAAAACAAAAGTTCTTTTTTTATTTTTGTTGTATGATTATTTAGTTATCCAATGCATGTAATAAAAAATTAAATTAATATCTGAGTATTTCATCAAAGTCATATTTTTTACTTATTTTTAATCGTTAAATTGGCATCCCTATAAGCCAAATTCTGTATTTGCTAATCATTTTTCTAGGCTTGTATTTACATACAAGCTCAAGCGAATAACCAAAAGAAGGACGAGCAGCCCTATATTCTTTTTTTACATTCTTGCTTCTGGTGGGGTTTACAAGCAAATATAGTTGCCTATATCTCTGGTGAGCTCTTACCTCACCCTTTCACCCTTACCTATACAGGCGGTTTACTTTCTGTTGCACTTTCCTTAAAATTACTTTCAGCAGTCGTTAACTGCCACCATTGCTCTATGAAGTTTGGACTTTCCTCAAGATAAATCTTGCGATTAGCTGGGATACCAACATATATATTCTATAACAAAAGAATAAAAAAGGCAAGCCTTAACTTGCCTTATAGATATTCAAATACTTCTTTAGAATCAAATTTAATTATTTCAATCTCTTTATTTATTTCCCTCAAACTTTTTTCAAAAAGTTCAACAACTAATTTTTCACTTCCATAATGATCTATGTCTAAAAGATGTAAATTTTCTTCTCCCATATCAAGTGAAATATGATGTTTTAAATCTCCTGTAATAAATAGATCTACCTTACCTCTAATCAAAGGAATAAAACTATCTCCAGAACCTGTAGTTATGGCAATTTTCCTTACCATTCTATTATCCATAGCTCTACTTAATCTAACATTTTTTATTTCTAACTTTTCCTTTATTATAGATATAATATACTCAATAGATTTTTTCTCTTTTAAATTAAATCTTCTTAATGCTATCTCTTCAGTTTCTAACATTTGCCCATCTAAATTCATTTTTTCTAATATATATTCATTTAATCCACCCTTAGCTGCATCTACATTGGTATGAGCTGAATATACTGCTATATCATTTTTTATTACATCAATGATTTTAGAACCAATGACATTATCTGATAGTATCTTTTTTTGCCCTTTGAAAATGAATGGATGATGAGATATTATCAGATCAACTTTTTCCTTAACAGAAAAATCTACTGCCTCTCTTGTTATATCTAAACATAACATTACTTTATTTATCTTTTTTCTAATATCACCAACAAGTAATCCAACATTATCCCATTCTTCAGCTAATTCTCTTGGAAATTTTTCTTCAAACTCTTTAATTAATTTAGATAAGCTTATCATTTATACCCTCCAAATCAGTTTGTATTCTTTCTAAGTAATCTAATATGTCCATATTGAAGATTAAAGATAACTTCATTATACTTAAATTTATAAGCTCTTGTATATTTTCTTTATTTGTATCATTCTTTTTAGCAATATCTGATATAGACAATTTTTCTCCATCTAGTCCTAAATACATAGATAATACTGTTTCCTCTAAGAATGTTAATCTATTTGTATTTAAAGCTATTTCATATTTTCTTTTTACTCTTTCTGTTTCTTCTTTTATATCATCATAGCTTAATGAAAAATCTTTATTTTCATATACCCTAGCTAACTTTTCATAATATTCTTTATTTATTCCAACCCTATTTAATATATCATCTAAATTTTCACCTTCATTAACTTCACTAACAATTTTAATATATAGTAAAGATAGGTATTCTTGTTCTGAATATATTGAAAGTTCATTATATTGATAACTTATTAAAGCTCTTCTAACAAAAAGTCTTAATACATTTTTCAAAAATTCTTTATCATAATTTTTAGAAAGCTTATCATAGTATTCATTTTTAAATTTTATAATAGAAAATAAGGCTTCTTGTTTTACATCATTAAATGAAAAATTGATTTTAGTATTTTTTATACTTTCATGTATAGCTATTTTCACAAATTCATTTAAAACATCATCTAAATAATCTTCTTCAGTTTCATTATAGTTTTTTAAGTAATCTTCAATTTCTCCATCATTAAAATATGTATTTTCTATATCTGCATAATTTAAATCATATGATTCATTTACATCATCTACATTATTTTTCAAACAATATATTATAGTTCCTAAAACATCTAAATCACTTATATCTTTTCTTATAAATATAGAATTATAGTTAACTTTATTATTTTTTTCTATATCTGATATTATCTTCGCTAATTTATTTTCCATTATTCCCTCACATTAAAATTTTATACCAGCATTTAATCCACCTAATGTACCTACTTTTTTATTTGAATTAAATCCTAAACCTAAATAAGCATTCAAATCTACAGGTAGAAATTTACTTTTTATTCCTACACCCATACCATTTGTAAACATTGCATTTACACCAAAATTTTTATAGACTATCAAATCATTAAAAAAGTATAACTGCGAATCAAAAACTTTAAAACTATCTAAATTAGTTTTAAAAACAAATGCTAAATCTCCACCTATATCCTTATCTTTTATTATTCTAGCATCATATACCTTAATTTTATTTCTATCTTTTAAAGGTATAGTTGCAAACTTAAGAAATAGTTCATTATTAAGTTTAGCATCATTTGAAAGGTCTATAGAACTATTAAGTTTACTTTCAAAAAATATATTATAGTCATTAGTTAAAAATCTATTTTCATATTTTATATTAGTATTTAAATTAACTTTTAGACCTGAAATTACTTTCATTTTATAATTCATACCCATACTAGCTGTTAATTTATGAGTATCATAATATGAATATTTTAAACTTATATCTGGTTTAATAAAGTATTCATATGACTTTATTTTATTACTTAATGCATATTTTTGTGCCTCTGCTTTGATAAATAAGCCATCTTCTTTATTTAATCCACCACTAATTATATATTTTTCATTCCTCTTAAAATCAAATATTGTATATCCAATATTAATATCAGTGCTTATATCTCTAAAATATATATTTGTCATAAAATTTAAAACATCATTTTCTCTAAAATTACCCTTAATATATTCAATAGTCGCAACACTTTCATTATTATCAAATCCTACAGATAATTTTACATCATCACTATTTTCGTTAACTTCATCTATTGCTACTCCTACACTTCCATTATCATCAATTACAACTCTGTAGTATAGATTAACAATTTTTTGTTCCTTTAATAATTCTACTGTCTTAGAGTCAACTAAAAAATCCACATCTCTTAATATTTTACCTATGTATATATCAGGCAAAGCCTTTAAAATACTATTCATATTATATTCATTAGAAACTAATTTAATATATTCTATTCTAGGATATACATATATTACATCTCCTAATTTTTCAGCATAATATTTACCTGGGTATTTCTTCTCTAAATATTCATTTACCTCTTCTTGTTGTTCTATTTTTTTTATTTCATCTTCACTTAAATATGTAATAAATCCTTTTACCTCTACCGAAAAAGTAATAGTCGATAAATATATAAATAATATTAATATATACTTTTTCATTTTTTTCTCCTTTTTGTAGCTTTAGTATAAGTTTATCAAATTTATCGCTTTTTTTCTAGTCTTACTTGAATTAAAATAGAAAAAACTGTATAATAATTTATAAAATTTATAAAGGAGAATTAGAATGTTAAATCCAAAAATAATTACATCAATTTTTATGATAGTAATTATTCTTTATTTAATATATTTTTTAACAAAAAAGTATAAATTAACAAAAAAACAGATCATTATATTTTGGATATTAGTCCTATTCTGGTCTAGTGTTAGTATAATTAGAGCATATAGGAAAGCATATGCAATAGATCCTGTAGATATAGGGGGATTAGGGCTTAATCTAATAGTTGCAACACAAATTACAGCAGCTTATGGTCTTATTAGTTTCATGCTTAGACTACCTCTATTTTTTATTAGCGATATGTTAAATAGAAAAAAAATATTCATACAACTTGGTATGATATTTATGATGATAGCCTCTATTTCAGTATATTTAAAACCTAGTTACAATACACTGTATTTATCATCATTATCTATGGGGGCTTGTGCTTCAATGCTTGCTATATTTAATGTTATTTTTTCTGAAACATTTGCAAAAGAACAGGCAGCAGTTTCTACTTCTATACTTGCATCTGCACCATTGCTTGCCGAGTTTATAGCAGCTCCTATACAATATATAGGCACATCAAATAGTATAAAAAATTATTCATTACTTTGGCTTACATCAACAATTATAGCCTTTATAACTTTACTATTAACTACATTTATAAGGGATATAGAATATACAAAAATTTCATTTTCAATGCAAAAAGTTAAAAAAGTTATTATAAATAAAGCTTTTATATATATTTGTTTAATAGCATTTTTACAATCTTTTGTTAAATTTGCAACTAGTGGTCCTAATATGATAGTGTATAATAAAAGTATAGGTATGTCTCCACTTTTATTAGCATATAATGATGCGATGTTTGCAGCACCTCAATTATGTGCAAGTGTACTTGTAGGTACATATTTTATAAAAAAATATTCTATCGAAAGAATACTACAATTTGGAATTATTTCAACTATAATTTTTTATATTTTTGTTATAACAACAAATAATCCTAATATAGTTTTCTTTGCATATATATTTAATGGATTTGGATATGGATTAATTTATACATCAATAATATCTATTGCATTACAATACTTTGATAAAGAATATATAAATATTAGTATGGGTATATTTCAAGCTTTCTTCTCTGCTGGAATATATTTTGGAGATAGCATACATAAATCTATACATACTTTAATACCTCAAAATGTAATTAATATAGATATTAATAAAAATATATTTATAATAGCAATATTTTCATCATTATTTACTATAATATTATGTCAAATTAGTATATTTTTTAAAAATAAGGGATTTATAAATATAAGATAGAAAATAAATTTAGTTAAAACAAAAAA
The genomic region above belongs to Streptobacillus moniliformis DSM 12112 and contains:
- the hemW gene encoding radical SAM family heme chaperone HemW, which gives rise to MKNITGIYIHVPFCNKRCHYCDFHVFINMNDKIERYVEYVIKEIKLYPEYIYDTIYFGGGTPSLLNGEQIRKILDNLKKTDNAEITLELNPSDMDLEKLKYIKNAGINRLSIGFQSFNDDMLKFMNRDHSSKKAIETYRNARIAGFDNISLDLIFSVPNQDMEMLENDLDKFLELSPEHLSIYSLIWEEGTNFTKRLEKGELKALDEDLEADMFLKIQERLVKSGYNHYEISSFCKDGKESKHNIKYWNNTEYIGVGVNATSFYNNQRFAKVKSLARYYRLIDQNIIPIEEKTIEIVDDVELENLKYILGLRMLIKGVEYTPNEKIDKLIERGLIERFDDRIKLTSKGVLLSNEVFVEFV
- a CDS encoding DMT family transporter yields the protein MENRKRYYLGIFFILLSAIGFSTLQMIVKMLPHVSVASKLFYRNIVIIFITFILIRVKGISFKLEKSEWKLMFARSVFGILGVMINFYTLKYILLADSTTIQKLSSFIVLLLSYLFFNEKFTKVQFFALIMSFLGVILIVKPGSSSFSYGYILAILGAFCASFAYICIRGLAIRGKVKPLIIIFYFSLFSTFVLLPYVLIDRTPLDLKTITLLIGIGVFGAMGQYGITFAYNFAPAKEISVFEYSQVIFSSVLGLIFLGEFPDKYSIMGYLIITLTGIFIYRYNLKRGNKI
- a CDS encoding Nif3-like dinuclear metal center hexameric protein, with amino-acid sequence MISLSKLIKEFEEKFPRELAEEWDNVGLLVGDIRKKINKVMLCLDITREAVDFSVKEKVDLIISHHPFIFKGQKKILSDNVIGSKIIDVIKNDIAVYSAHTNVDAAKGGLNEYILEKMNLDGQMLETEEIALRRFNLKEKKSIEYIISIIKEKLEIKNVRLSRAMDNRMVRKIAITTGSGDSFIPLIRGKVDLFITGDLKHHISLDMGEENLHLLDIDHYGSEKLVVELFEKSLREINKEIEIIKFDSKEVFEYL
- a CDS encoding MFS transporter encodes the protein MLNPKIITSIFMIVIILYLIYFLTKKYKLTKKQIIIFWILVLFWSSVSIIRAYRKAYAIDPVDIGGLGLNLIVATQITAAYGLISFMLRLPLFFISDMLNRKKIFIQLGMIFMMIASISVYLKPSYNTLYLSSLSMGACASMLAIFNVIFSETFAKEQAAVSTSILASAPLLAEFIAAPIQYIGTSNSIKNYSLLWLTSTIIAFITLLLTTFIRDIEYTKISFSMQKVKKVIINKAFIYICLIAFLQSFVKFATSGPNMIVYNKSIGMSPLLLAYNDAMFAAPQLCASVLVGTYFIKKYSIERILQFGIISTIIFYIFVITTNNPNIVFFAYIFNGFGYGLIYTSIISIALQYFDKEYINISMGIFQAFFSAGIYFGDSIHKSIHTLIPQNVINIDINKNIFIIAIFSSLFTIILCQISIFFKNKGFINIR
- a CDS encoding CPBP family intramembrane glutamic endopeptidase, with amino-acid sequence MKIIVNLLKILLLFFLLNYLNLFLFKVVEFFVNKDLITLDLVFIINLIGSTILITLFSYLSKNNKEYYKLNLKSILIIIIVIIITLVLEVSLSLFLDSTEQTIIFHKRMNYYKSVNKLLLILQIIVFSPIEEELFFRKIIFTYLENRKLALIVSIILFAFAHSYFNLEIFILFLPISIIISLIYYKTNSLKVNCIFHMLFNCFAIIKYLI